The nucleotide sequence CTGCGACTTCAATACACCGAACAACAATTTATCCACAAGAAAACACTGACCACTATGAGTAAACATCAATTCCAAACCGAGGTAAACCAACTCCTCCACCTGATCATCCACAGCCTGTACTCGCACAAGGAGATATTCATGCGCGAACTGGTGTCGAACGCCTCTGACGCTTTGGACAAGCTGAAGTATCTCACCCTGACCGATGATCAATTCAAATCCCTATCGTTCAATCCGGCCATCAATATAGAGTTCAACGAGAAAGATCCAAAAACTCTCACCATTTCCGATAACGGAATCGGCATGAACGAGACTGAGCTCGTCGAGCACTTGGGCACGATCGCCCGCTCCGGCACACGCACCTTCCTCGCGGGACTCTCCGGTGACGGAAAAAAGGATTCAAACCTGATCGGTCAATTCGGCGTGGGATTCTACTCCTCATTCATGGTCGCGAACCTGATCGAGGTCACCTCACGGAAGGCTGGCGAGGATACGGCCTGCAAATGGACAAGCACAGGCAAAGGAGAGTTTGAAATTATTGAGGCCGTCCGACCATCCCACGGCACCACTATCGTCCTGCATTTAAATGAAGAGGGTGCGGAATACGCCTCCCACTGGTCGATTGAAAGTCTGATCAAAAAATACTCTAACCATATTGCTTTCCCGATCTTCCTCACCTACGAAAAGACTGAGCGCGATGACAAAGGCAAGGAAACGTCCAAGGCAATGGAAACCGAACAGGTTAACTCTGCCAGCGCCCTGTGGAAACGTTCCAAAAACGAACTCAAGGACGAGGACTACAAGGAGTTTTACAAGACAGTGGGCCACGATGTGGATGATCCGATGTTTTGGACTCATACCCGCGCCGAAGGCACCATTGAGTATACGACCCTCTTCTACATTCCGAAAACCGCTCCATTCGACATGTACTATGCGGATTATAAACCGGGGGTAAAACTCTTCGTCCGCCGTGTCTTTATCACAGATGACGACAAGGAGCTTCTCCCTTCTTGGTTAAGATTCATCCGCGGGGTCATTGACAGCGAGGATCTACCTCTGAATGTCAGCCGCGAAATCCTCCAGCAGAACAAAGTCATGATGAAGATCAAGCTAGACAGCGTGAAAAAGCTCCTCTCTGAATTTGAGAAACTGGCCAAGGACAAGCCTGACATATTCCTGGAGTTTATCGCCCAGTATAATCGTCCCCTCAAGGAAGGCCTCTACTCCGACTATTCACACAGAGATCAATTGATCGACCTGGTAAGGTTCAAATCCTCCAAAGTCGAGGGCTGGACAAGCTTCGCAGACTATAAGGGCCGGATGCAGCCTGAACAGAAGGCCATTTACTTCATCAGCGGGGATAACGAGGTGAAACTCCGCGCCAGTCCGCTGCTTGAAGCCTACAAGAAAAAAGGGATTGAAGTCCTCATTATGGACGACAAAATCGATGAAGTCGTCATTCCCTCCCTTCACAAATACAAAGACGCGGATCTCAAAGCCGTCAACCGTTCCGACGCCGGTGAGGACCTCAAGGATACCCAAGACAAGGAGAAGGAAAAAAACGTTCTTCCTGTCGTGGAAAAGATCAAAAAAGCCCTAGGCGACCGCGTCAAGGACGTCAAAGTGTCCATACGCCTTTCCGACAGCCCGAGCTGTATTGTCACGGATGAATCCGATCCTACCTACCAGATGCATGCGATGATGAAGCAGATGGGTCGCGGCGACGACCTTCCCGAGGTGAAACCCATTCTAGAAATCAATCCGGACCACCCGATTATCACAGGCCTCAAGAATGTTGACGACGAGGAGAAGATTTCCGATGTGGCCGTACTCCTCTTTGACCAGGCCCTCCTGATGGAAGGTGTCGAGATCAAAGATGCCCCCGACTTTGTGAGGAGATTAAATCGTGTCTTAGGCAAAGCATTTTAATGTAGCCTCCCGCCAGCCCCCAGCCCGCGCCAGACCTATTGACCGGGCGCAGGCAGTGCGCATACTAACCGCGCAATTTGCTGCGGGGTATGCCCTGCGCTGAGGGAAATCCTCAGCCGGGCCGCCCCTTTGGCGACTGTCGGATAACGGATGGCCGGGACATAAATACCTGCGTCAAATAATCCCTGCGCTATTTGCAACGCACGGGACTCATCCCCGATCATGACCGGGATAATCGCGCTTTGTGCGGTTACTCCCCTTTGAAATGCCCCCGTAAAAGCTGAAATATTTTCCCAGAGCAATTTGCGCAGTTTTTTCCCCTCATTACCCGATACCACCTCGATAGCTTTCATCGCCGCCGCACAGGTCGCAGGAGGGAGGGCCGTGGAGAAAATGAAGGAACGCGCCCGGTTAAGCAAAAAGTCCACCAGTGCCTGCGAGCCTGCAATGTAACCGCCCCCGCTGCCCAGAGCCTTACTCATCGTTCCCATCTGGATATCGACCCGAGATTGCACCCCGAGATCCTCCGCCAGTCCGGCCCCCGTCGCGCCCAGCACTCCGAGTCCATGAGCCTCATCAATCATCAGCCATGCTCCGTATTTTTCCTTGAGTGCAATCATCTCGGCCAAGGGAGCACGATCCCCGTCCATGGAAAAAACACTCTCCGTAATGACCAATATTTTCCCGCCATTACTGTCGGCCTTTCCCCGAGCCCAAGCTAAATGACTCTCTAATTTCCCCCTATCATTATGGGGAAAAACCCGGACCGCGGCCCCGCTCATTCGGGCTCCATCCACGACACAGGCATGCACCAGTTTATCCAGGATCACCACATCCTCCTTTCCGCACAAAGCCGTCACCGTCCCGAGTGCCGCAGCAAACCCGCTGGAGAAAGTTAATGCCGCGTCAGTTCCTTTCCAACGGGCAATTTGCGCATCCAAAGCTGCTTGCGGCTCGAAATTCCCGCTAATCAGGCGCGAAGCCCCGGCACCCGTGCCATAATGATCCAGCGCAATTTGCGCGGCACCCTTGATCAAGGGGTGATTAGCCAGCCCGAGA is from Verrucomicrobiota bacterium and encodes:
- the htpG gene encoding molecular chaperone HtpG translates to MSKHQFQTEVNQLLHLIIHSLYSHKEIFMRELVSNASDALDKLKYLTLTDDQFKSLSFNPAINIEFNEKDPKTLTISDNGIGMNETELVEHLGTIARSGTRTFLAGLSGDGKKDSNLIGQFGVGFYSSFMVANLIEVTSRKAGEDTACKWTSTGKGEFEIIEAVRPSHGTTIVLHLNEEGAEYASHWSIESLIKKYSNHIAFPIFLTYEKTERDDKGKETSKAMETEQVNSASALWKRSKNELKDEDYKEFYKTVGHDVDDPMFWTHTRAEGTIEYTTLFYIPKTAPFDMYYADYKPGVKLFVRRVFITDDDKELLPSWLRFIRGVIDSEDLPLNVSREILQQNKVMMKIKLDSVKKLLSEFEKLAKDKPDIFLEFIAQYNRPLKEGLYSDYSHRDQLIDLVRFKSSKVEGWTSFADYKGRMQPEQKAIYFISGDNEVKLRASPLLEAYKKKGIEVLIMDDKIDEVVIPSLHKYKDADLKAVNRSDAGEDLKDTQDKEKEKNVLPVVEKIKKALGDRVKDVKVSIRLSDSPSCIVTDESDPTYQMHAMMKQMGRGDDLPEVKPILEINPDHPIITGLKNVDDEEKISDVAVLLFDQALLMEGVEIKDAPDFVRRLNRVLGKAF
- the bioF gene encoding 8-amino-7-oxononanoate synthase: MTVSSDMDQWLSGQLLKIDAAHLRRKLRTVESPQGPEIRIEGQTVLNFSSNDYLGLANHPLIKGAAQIALDHYGTGAGASRLISGNFEPQAALDAQIARWKGTDAALTFSSGFAAALGTVTALCGKEDVVILDKLVHACVVDGARMSGAAVRVFPHNDRGKLESHLAWARGKADSNGGKILVITESVFSMDGDRAPLAEMIALKEKYGAWLMIDEAHGLGVLGATGAGLAEDLGVQSRVDIQMGTMSKALGSGGGYIAGSQALVDFLLNRARSFIFSTALPPATCAAAMKAIEVVSGNEGKKLRKLLWENISAFTGAFQRGVTAQSAIIPVMIGDESRALQIAQGLFDAGIYVPAIRYPTVAKGAARLRISLSAGHTPQQIARLVCALPAPGQ